In the genome of Pangasianodon hypophthalmus isolate fPanHyp1 chromosome 23, fPanHyp1.pri, whole genome shotgun sequence, one region contains:
- the atp9b gene encoding probable phospholipid-transporting ATPase IIB isoform X2, with amino-acid sequence MADSIPLNPMRNSSKKHPYYNAGRPLRYQIEDEASNLDEMPLMMSEEAFESDESDYHTLPRARIRQRRRGLGWFLCGGWKVLCGSCCECLAHVCRRKKELKARTVWLGHPEKCEEKYPKNAIKNQKYNILTFVPGVLYQQFKFFLNLYFLVVACSQFVPSLKIGYLYTYWAPLAFVLAVTMVREAVDEVRRYRRDKEMNSQMYSKLTVRGKVQVKSSDIQVGDLIIIEKNQRVPADMIFLRTTEKSGACFIRTDQLDGETDWKLKVAVACTQRLSALGDLFSISAYVYAQKPQLDIHSFEGNFTREDCDPPIHESLSIENTLWASTVVASGTVIGVVIYTGKEMRSVLNTSQSKNKVGLLDLELNRLTKALFLAQLVLSIVMVALQGFIGPWFRNLFRFVVLFSYIIPISLRVNLDMGKSAYGWMIMKDENIPGTVVRTSTIPEELGRLVYLLTDKTGTLTQNEMVFKRLHLGTVSYGMDTMDEIQSHIIQSYAQVSSAVSNGNSASSTPSRKATPSGPKVRKSVSSRINEAVKAIALCHNVTPVYESRTNGASAEPEGTEADQDFSDANRTYQASSPDEVALVRWTESVGLTLVNRDLSSLQLKTPAGQILTFCILQVFPFTSESKRMGIIVQEEATGEITFYMKGADVAMASIVQYNDWLEEECGNMAREGLRTLVVAKKSLSEEQYQDFESRYNQAKLSLHDRALKVAAVVESLEREMELLCVTGVEDQLQADVRPTLELLRNAGIKIWMLTGDKLETATCIAKSSHLVSRNQDIHVFRPVSNRGEAHLELNAFRRKHDCALVISGDSLEVCLRYYEHEFVELACQCPAVVCCRCSPTQKAQIVRLLQQHTANRTCAIGDGGNDVSMIQAADCGIGIEGKEGKQASLAADFSITQFKHIGRLLVVHGRNSYKRSAALGQFVMHRGMIISTMQAVFSSIFYFASVPLYQGFLMVGYATIYTMFPVFSLVLDQDVKPEMALLYPELYKDLTKGRSLSFKTFLIWVLISVYQGGILMYGALVLFDQEFVHVVAISFTALILTELLMVALTVRTWHWLMVVAEFFSLACYLASLAFLNEYFDLSFITTETFLWKVCVITLVSCLPLYIIKYLKRKFSPPSYSKLSS; translated from the exons GTACCAGATTGAAGACGAGGCCTCGAATCTTGATGAGATGCCACTGATGATGTCTGAGGAGGCTTTTGAGAGTGATGAGAGCGATTACCACACGCTTCCCAGAGCCAGGATCAGACAGAGGCGCCGTGGCCTGGGCTGGTTCCTCTGTGGGGGCTGGAAGGTGTTGTGTGGAAG CTGCTGCGAGTGTCTTGCTCACGTGTGCCGGAGGAAGAAAGAGCTGAAGGCTCGAACCGTCTGGCTAGGCCACCCCGAAAAGTGTGAGGAGAAGTACCCCAAAAACGCCATCAAAAACCAGAAATACAACATCCTCACCTTCGTGCCAGGG GTTTTATACCAGCAGTTCAAGTTTTTCCTCAACTTGTATTTTTTGGTGGTGGCTTGCTCACAGTTTGTGCCATCCCTGAAAATCGGCTATCTCTACACCTACTGGGCGCCGCTG GCTTTTGTGTTGGCCGTCACCATGGTGAGAGAGGCCGTGGACGAGGTCCGCCGCTACAGGAGGGACAAAGAGATGAATTCTCAGATGTACAGCAAGCTCACAGTCCGAG GTAAAGTCCAAGTGAAGAGCTCAGACATACAAGTTGGAGACCTCATCATCATTGAAAAG AATCAGAGAGTTCCAGCTGATATGATCTTTCTAAGAACTACAGAAAAGTCTG GAGCGTGCTTTATCCGAACGGACCAGCTCGATGGAGAAACAGACTGGAAACTGAAGGTCGCTGTTGCCTGCACGCAGAGGCTCTCTGCACTGGGG gATTTGTTCTCCATCAGTGCATATGTATATGCTCAGAAGCCTCAGCTGGACATACACAGTTTTGAAGGGAATTTTACTCGG gaggACTGTGACCCTCCCATCCATGAGAGCCTGAGCATTGAGAACACCCTTTGGGCCAGTACCGTGGTCGCATCTG GTACTGTAATAGGCGTTGTCATTTACACTGGAAAGGAGATGAGGAGTGTATTGAACACATCTCAGTCAAAGAACAAG GTGGGCCTGCTGGACCTGGAGTTAAATCGTCTGACTAAGGCCCTGTTCCTGGCCCAGCTGGTGTTATCTATCGTCATGGTGGCTCTGCAGGGTTTCATCGGGCCCTGGTTCCGCAACCTGTTCCGCTTCGTAGTGCTCTTCTCCTACATCATCCCCATCAG tCTGAGGGTGAATCTGGACATGGGGAAGTCGGCTTATGGCTGGATGATAATGAAGGATGAGAATATCCCTGGCACTGTGGTGAGAACCAGCACTATCCCTGAAGAGCTTGGCCGCCTCGTCTACCTGCTCACTGACAAGACAG gcaCCCTCACTCAGAATGAGATGGTGTTTAAGCGACTCCATCTTGGCACTGTGTCATACGGGATGGACACCATGGACGAGATCCAGAGCCATATTATACAGTCATACGCTCAG GTGAGCTCAGCTGTGTCTAATGGCAACAGTGCCAGCTCTACGCCGTCCCGTAAGGCAACGCCATCCGGGCCCAAGGTGCGTAAGAGTGTGAGCAGTCGCATCAACGAGGCTGTGAAGGCCATCGCCCTGTGCCACAATGTCACACCCGTCTACGAGTCCCGTACTAACGGTGCCAGCGCTGAGCCCGAGGGCACGGAGGCTGACCAGGACTTCAGCGACGCCAACCGAACATATCAGGCCTCCAGCCCAGATGAG GTGGCCCTGGTGCGTTGGACGGAGAGTGTGGGCCTGACCCTGGTGAACAGAGACCTGAGCTCACTACAGCTGAAGACTCCAGCAGGCCAGATCCTGACTTTCTGCATCCTTCAGGTCTTCCCCTTCACCTCCGAGAGCAAGCGCATGGGCATCATCGTCCAG GAAGAGGCAACTGGGGAGATCACGTTTTACATGAAGGGGGCAGATGTTGCCATGGCCAGCATTGTCCAGTACAATGACTGGCTTGAGGAAGAG tgcgGAAACATGGCCAGAGAGGGACTTCGGACATTGGTGGTTGCTAAGAAGTCTCTGTCTGAGGAGCAGTACCAGGACTTTGAG AGTCGTTATAACCAGGCGAAGCTGAGCCTGCATGACCGTGCTCTGAAGGTTGCTGCGGTGGTTGAAAGTTTGGAGAGGGAGATGGAGCTGCTGTGTGTGACCGGAGTAGAGGATCAGCTGCAGGCCGACGTCAGACCTACGCTGGAGCTCCTCCGCAACGCCGGCATCAAG ATCTGGATGTTGACAGGAGACAAGCTAGAGACAGCTACGTGCATAGCCAAAAGCTCTCATCTGGTGTCCAGAAATCAAGATATACACGTCTTCAGACCG GTGTCTAATCGAGGTGAGGCCCACCTGGAGCTGAACGCTTTCAGGAGGAAACACGACTGTGCTCTGGTGATCTCAGGAGACTCTCTGGAG gtGTGCTTGCGTTACTATGAGCATGAGTTTGTGGAGCTGGCGTGTCAGTGCCCGGCTGTGGTGTGCTGCCGCTGTTCTCCCACACAGAAGGCCCAGATTGTCAGACTGCTCCAGCAGCACACAGCCAACAGAACCTGTGCTATTg GTGATGGAGGAAACGATGTCAGTATGATCCAGGCTGCAGACTGTGGTATCGGCATTGAAGGAAAG GAGGGCAAGCAGGCGTCTCTGGCTGCAGATTTCTCCATAACACAGTTCAAACACATCGGAAGGCTGCTGGTGGTGCACGGACGCAACAGCTACAAACGCTCCGCCGCCCTCGGCCAGTTTGTCATGCACCGCGGCATGATCATCTCAACCATGCAG GCCGTGTTTTCCTCTATTTTCTACTTTGCATCTGTTCCTCTGTACCAGGGCTTCCTCATGGTCGG TTATGCTACAATCTACACCATGTTCCCAGTGTTCTCTCTGGTGCTGGATCAGGATGTGAAGCCAGAGATGGCATTGCTCTACCCCGAGCTTTATAAAGACCTTACCAAG GGACGCTCCTTGTCATTTAAAACCTTTCTTATTTGGGTCTTGATAAGTGTGTATCAAG GGGGCATCCTGATGTATGGTGCCCTAGTGCTATTCGATCAGGAGTTTGTACATGTGGTGGCCATCTCATTCACGGCTCTGATTCTTACCGAGCTGCTGATGGTGGCTCTGACTGTACGAACCTGGCACTGGCTCATGGTGGTGGCCGAGTTCTTCAGCCTCGCCTGCTACCTCGCCTCGCTCGCCTTTCTAAACGAGTACTTTG ATCTATCGTTCATCACGACGGAGACGTTCTtgtggaaggtgtgtgtgatcacgcTGGTCAGCTGCCTGCCTCTGTACATCATCAAGTACCTGAAGCGCAAGTTTTCGCCACCCAGTTACTCCAAGCTGTCCTCCTGA
- the atp9b gene encoding probable phospholipid-transporting ATPase IIB isoform X1 has translation MADSIPLNPMRNSSKKHPYYNAGRPLRYQIEDEASNLDEMPLMMSEEAFESDESDYHTLPRARIRQRRRGLGWFLCGGWKVLCGSCCECLAHVCRRKKELKARTVWLGHPEKCEEKYPKNAIKNQKYNILTFVPGVLYQQFKFFLNLYFLVVACSQFVPSLKIGYLYTYWAPLAFVLAVTMVREAVDEVRRYRRDKEMNSQMYSKLTVRGKVQVKSSDIQVGDLIIIEKNQRVPADMIFLRTTEKSGACFIRTDQLDGETDWKLKVAVACTQRLSALGDLFSISAYVYAQKPQLDIHSFEGNFTREDCDPPIHESLSIENTLWASTVVASGTVIGVVIYTGKEMRSVLNTSQSKNKVGLLDLELNRLTKALFLAQLVLSIVMVALQGFIGPWFRNLFRFVVLFSYIIPISLRVNLDMGKSAYGWMIMKDENIPGTVVRTSTIPEELGRLVYLLTDKTGTLTQNEMVFKRLHLGTVSYGMDTMDEIQSHIIQSYAQVSSAVSNGNSASSTPSRKATPSGPKVRKSVSSRINEAVKAIALCHNVTPVYESRTNGASAEPEGTEADQDFSDANRTYQASSPDEVALVRWTESVGLTLVNRDLSSLQLKTPAGQILTFCILQVFPFTSESKRMGIIVQEEATGEITFYMKGADVAMASIVQYNDWLEEECGNMAREGLRTLVVAKKSLSEEQYQDFESRYNQAKLSLHDRALKVAAVVESLEREMELLCVTGVEDQLQADVRPTLELLRNAGIKIWMLTGDKLETATCIAKSSHLVSRNQDIHVFRPVSNRGEAHLELNAFRRKHDCALVISGDSLEVCLRYYEHEFVELACQCPAVVCCRCSPTQKAQIVRLLQQHTANRTCAIGDGGNDVSMIQAADCGIGIEGKEGKQASLAADFSITQFKHIGRLLVVHGRNSYKRSAALGQFVMHRGMIISTMQAVFSSIFYFASVPLYQGFLMVGYATIYTMFPVFSLVLDQDVKPEMALLYPELYKDLTKGRSLSFKTFLIWVLISVYQGGILMYGALVLFDQEFVHVVAISFTALILTELLMVALTVRTWHWLMVVAEFFSLACYLASLAFLNEYFGIGRVSLGAFLDLSFITTETFLWKVCVITLVSCLPLYIIKYLKRKFSPPSYSKLSS, from the exons GTACCAGATTGAAGACGAGGCCTCGAATCTTGATGAGATGCCACTGATGATGTCTGAGGAGGCTTTTGAGAGTGATGAGAGCGATTACCACACGCTTCCCAGAGCCAGGATCAGACAGAGGCGCCGTGGCCTGGGCTGGTTCCTCTGTGGGGGCTGGAAGGTGTTGTGTGGAAG CTGCTGCGAGTGTCTTGCTCACGTGTGCCGGAGGAAGAAAGAGCTGAAGGCTCGAACCGTCTGGCTAGGCCACCCCGAAAAGTGTGAGGAGAAGTACCCCAAAAACGCCATCAAAAACCAGAAATACAACATCCTCACCTTCGTGCCAGGG GTTTTATACCAGCAGTTCAAGTTTTTCCTCAACTTGTATTTTTTGGTGGTGGCTTGCTCACAGTTTGTGCCATCCCTGAAAATCGGCTATCTCTACACCTACTGGGCGCCGCTG GCTTTTGTGTTGGCCGTCACCATGGTGAGAGAGGCCGTGGACGAGGTCCGCCGCTACAGGAGGGACAAAGAGATGAATTCTCAGATGTACAGCAAGCTCACAGTCCGAG GTAAAGTCCAAGTGAAGAGCTCAGACATACAAGTTGGAGACCTCATCATCATTGAAAAG AATCAGAGAGTTCCAGCTGATATGATCTTTCTAAGAACTACAGAAAAGTCTG GAGCGTGCTTTATCCGAACGGACCAGCTCGATGGAGAAACAGACTGGAAACTGAAGGTCGCTGTTGCCTGCACGCAGAGGCTCTCTGCACTGGGG gATTTGTTCTCCATCAGTGCATATGTATATGCTCAGAAGCCTCAGCTGGACATACACAGTTTTGAAGGGAATTTTACTCGG gaggACTGTGACCCTCCCATCCATGAGAGCCTGAGCATTGAGAACACCCTTTGGGCCAGTACCGTGGTCGCATCTG GTACTGTAATAGGCGTTGTCATTTACACTGGAAAGGAGATGAGGAGTGTATTGAACACATCTCAGTCAAAGAACAAG GTGGGCCTGCTGGACCTGGAGTTAAATCGTCTGACTAAGGCCCTGTTCCTGGCCCAGCTGGTGTTATCTATCGTCATGGTGGCTCTGCAGGGTTTCATCGGGCCCTGGTTCCGCAACCTGTTCCGCTTCGTAGTGCTCTTCTCCTACATCATCCCCATCAG tCTGAGGGTGAATCTGGACATGGGGAAGTCGGCTTATGGCTGGATGATAATGAAGGATGAGAATATCCCTGGCACTGTGGTGAGAACCAGCACTATCCCTGAAGAGCTTGGCCGCCTCGTCTACCTGCTCACTGACAAGACAG gcaCCCTCACTCAGAATGAGATGGTGTTTAAGCGACTCCATCTTGGCACTGTGTCATACGGGATGGACACCATGGACGAGATCCAGAGCCATATTATACAGTCATACGCTCAG GTGAGCTCAGCTGTGTCTAATGGCAACAGTGCCAGCTCTACGCCGTCCCGTAAGGCAACGCCATCCGGGCCCAAGGTGCGTAAGAGTGTGAGCAGTCGCATCAACGAGGCTGTGAAGGCCATCGCCCTGTGCCACAATGTCACACCCGTCTACGAGTCCCGTACTAACGGTGCCAGCGCTGAGCCCGAGGGCACGGAGGCTGACCAGGACTTCAGCGACGCCAACCGAACATATCAGGCCTCCAGCCCAGATGAG GTGGCCCTGGTGCGTTGGACGGAGAGTGTGGGCCTGACCCTGGTGAACAGAGACCTGAGCTCACTACAGCTGAAGACTCCAGCAGGCCAGATCCTGACTTTCTGCATCCTTCAGGTCTTCCCCTTCACCTCCGAGAGCAAGCGCATGGGCATCATCGTCCAG GAAGAGGCAACTGGGGAGATCACGTTTTACATGAAGGGGGCAGATGTTGCCATGGCCAGCATTGTCCAGTACAATGACTGGCTTGAGGAAGAG tgcgGAAACATGGCCAGAGAGGGACTTCGGACATTGGTGGTTGCTAAGAAGTCTCTGTCTGAGGAGCAGTACCAGGACTTTGAG AGTCGTTATAACCAGGCGAAGCTGAGCCTGCATGACCGTGCTCTGAAGGTTGCTGCGGTGGTTGAAAGTTTGGAGAGGGAGATGGAGCTGCTGTGTGTGACCGGAGTAGAGGATCAGCTGCAGGCCGACGTCAGACCTACGCTGGAGCTCCTCCGCAACGCCGGCATCAAG ATCTGGATGTTGACAGGAGACAAGCTAGAGACAGCTACGTGCATAGCCAAAAGCTCTCATCTGGTGTCCAGAAATCAAGATATACACGTCTTCAGACCG GTGTCTAATCGAGGTGAGGCCCACCTGGAGCTGAACGCTTTCAGGAGGAAACACGACTGTGCTCTGGTGATCTCAGGAGACTCTCTGGAG gtGTGCTTGCGTTACTATGAGCATGAGTTTGTGGAGCTGGCGTGTCAGTGCCCGGCTGTGGTGTGCTGCCGCTGTTCTCCCACACAGAAGGCCCAGATTGTCAGACTGCTCCAGCAGCACACAGCCAACAGAACCTGTGCTATTg GTGATGGAGGAAACGATGTCAGTATGATCCAGGCTGCAGACTGTGGTATCGGCATTGAAGGAAAG GAGGGCAAGCAGGCGTCTCTGGCTGCAGATTTCTCCATAACACAGTTCAAACACATCGGAAGGCTGCTGGTGGTGCACGGACGCAACAGCTACAAACGCTCCGCCGCCCTCGGCCAGTTTGTCATGCACCGCGGCATGATCATCTCAACCATGCAG GCCGTGTTTTCCTCTATTTTCTACTTTGCATCTGTTCCTCTGTACCAGGGCTTCCTCATGGTCGG TTATGCTACAATCTACACCATGTTCCCAGTGTTCTCTCTGGTGCTGGATCAGGATGTGAAGCCAGAGATGGCATTGCTCTACCCCGAGCTTTATAAAGACCTTACCAAG GGACGCTCCTTGTCATTTAAAACCTTTCTTATTTGGGTCTTGATAAGTGTGTATCAAG GGGGCATCCTGATGTATGGTGCCCTAGTGCTATTCGATCAGGAGTTTGTACATGTGGTGGCCATCTCATTCACGGCTCTGATTCTTACCGAGCTGCTGATGGTGGCTCTGACTGTACGAACCTGGCACTGGCTCATGGTGGTGGCCGAGTTCTTCAGCCTCGCCTGCTACCTCGCCTCGCTCGCCTTTCTAAACGAGTACTTTG GCATAGGTAGAGTGTCCTTAGGAGCCTTCCTGG ATCTATCGTTCATCACGACGGAGACGTTCTtgtggaaggtgtgtgtgatcacgcTGGTCAGCTGCCTGCCTCTGTACATCATCAAGTACCTGAAGCGCAAGTTTTCGCCACCCAGTTACTCCAAGCTGTCCTCCTGA